Proteins encoded in a region of the Raphanus sativus cultivar WK10039 chromosome 8, ASM80110v3, whole genome shotgun sequence genome:
- the LOC108820647 gene encoding protein MANNAN SYNTHESIS-RELATED 2, with the protein MGVDLRQVVAGILTITMFVMLGQMLHRDYFDAQVQGDAHDIEFHGSKVSLEDGLVRSREGNHGPWMEDSHDLKPCWSISESDEAVSSKGYVTFSLTNGPEYHVSQITDAVMVAKHLGATLVLPDIRGSKPGDEMNFEDIYDADKLVKSLESVLKVVKKLPSHVSLRDIAIVKVPTRVAEDYIKEHINPIFKSKGNIRVTTYFPSVNLRKSSLDGETDPVSCLAMFGSLELQPGVNELVESMVQRLKSKSSGGRFIAIDLRVEILEKKNCHETGAGGSKTCYNAQEIAVFLRKLGFDGDTTIYLTQPRWDSSLNILKDIFPKTFTKEAIMPAEKKSKYLELENSEYENVIDFYISSRSDVFVPAIPGLFYANTVGKRIALGKPQVLVPAEISGTSGLSTDYISPYISKKNHLAYSCFC; encoded by the exons ATGGGTGTGGATTTGAGACAAGTGGTGGCTGGAATCCTCACCATTACCATGTTCGTCATGCTCGGACAAATGCTTCACAGAGATTACTTTGATGCTCAG GTTCAAGGGGATGCACATGATATTGAGTTCCATGGATCAAAAGTATCTCTGGAAGATGGACTTGTTAGATCCAGGGAAGGGAATCATGGGCCTTGGATGGAAGATAGCCATGATCTTAAACCTTGTTGGTCAATATCTGAATCTG ATGAAGCTGTATCTTCAAAGGGTTATGTTACATTCTCCTTAACCAATGGTCCTGAGTACCATGTCTCTCAG ATAACTGATGCTGTGATGGTGGCTAAGCATCTTGGAGCAACGCTTGTGCTCCCTGACATAAGAGGAAGCAAACCTGGTGATGAAAT GAACTTTGAAGACATCTATGATGCAGATAAACTCGTTAAAAGCCTTGAAAGCGTTCTCAAAGTTGTGAAGAAGTTGCCAAGCCACGTTTCTCTAAGAGACATCGCCATTGTTAAGGTTCCCACCAGAGTTGCGGAAGACTACATCAAGGAACATATCAACCCCATCTTCAAATCAAAAGGCAACATCAGAGTTACAACCTACTTCCCTTCCGTGAACTTGAGGAAGTCTTCTCTGGATGGTGAGACCGACCCTGTCTCTTGTTTGGCGATGTTTGGTTCCTTGGAGTTGCAACCTGGAGTGAATGAACTGGTGGAGTCGATGGTTCAGAGGCTGAAGAGCAAGAGCTCTGGTGGACGCTTCATAGCCATAGACTTGAGAGTTGAGATACTTGAGAAGAAAAACTGCCATGAGACAGGTGCAGGGGGGTCCAAAACATGTTACAACGCGCAAGAGATCGCAGTGTTCTTGAGGAAGCTTGGATTTGATGGTGACACAACTATATACCTGACTCAGCCTAGATGGGATAGCAGCCTCAATATTCTTAAGGACATCTTCCCTAAAACGTTTACTAAG GAGGCGATAATGCCTGCAGAGAAGAAGTCTAAGTACCTTGAGTTAGAGAACTCAGAGTATGAAAACGTTATTGACTTCTACATAAGTTCAAGGAGTGATGTGTTTGTGCCAGCCATTCCTGGTTTGTTTTACGCTAATACGGTTGGGAAAAGGATAGCTTTAGGGAAGCCTCAAGTTCTAGTTCCAGCTGAGATCTCAGGAACGTCTGGTCTTTCTACTGATTACATCTCTCCATACATCTCAAAGAAGAACCATTTGGCTTATTCATGCTTTTGCTAA
- the LOC108820643 gene encoding KH domain-containing protein HEN4 yields the protein MDFPSSKRPATAPGAESVQFRLLCPASRTGAIIGKGGSVIRHLQSLTGSKIRVIDDIPVPSEERVVLITAPNATKKDDSSDAENPSADQTKPETDKPDEEAPPPPPSSLALVRVLERIVFGDEAANAEGGSSELEKGELEGLCRVLVRGNQVDYLMSQGGMMMQRIRDDSGASVRIASTDQIPPCAFPGDVVIQINGKFSSVKKALLMITSSLQESGAPPTTWEECSFPQPDYHSMEYHQWDYPPNPMPEDVGPFNRPIVEEEVAFRLLCPADKVGCLIGKGGAVVRALQNETGASIKVSDPTHETEERIVVISARENLERRHSLAQDAVMCVHNRIVEIGFEPSAAVVARLLVHSPFIGRLLGKGGHVISEMRRATGASIRVFAKDQATKYESQHDEIVQIIGNVKTVQDALFQITSRLREAMFPGRIPFPGMGGPPPPPFMGPYPEPPPPFGPRPYPASPDRYHSPGGPYHERHCHGPGFDRPPSPMSWTPQPPIDGHPGGMVPDVNHGFALRNEPIGSENLPMTSANVEIVVPQAYIGHVYGENCSNLNYIKQVTGANVVVHDPKAGTTEGLVVVSGTSDQAHFAQSLLHAFILCGQS from the exons ATGGACTTCCCTTCCTCCAAGCGTCCGGCGACAGCTCCGGGAGCGGAGTCAGTACAGTTCCGCCTCCTATGCCCCGCCTCACGCACCGGCGCAATAATCGGAAAAGGCGGCTCCGTGATCCGCCACCTCCAGTCCCTCACCGGTTCCAAAATCCGCGTCATCGACGACATCCCCGTCCCTTCCGAAGAGCGCGTCGTCTTGATCACCGCACCGAACGCAACAAAGAAGGACGATTCGTCAGACGCAGAAAACCCTAGCGCGGATCAGACGAAGCCGGAGACAGATAAACCCGACGAGGAagctcctccgccgccgccgtcgTCTTTGGCTTTGGTTAGGGTTTTGGAGAGGATAGTGTTCGGCGACGAGGCCGCGAACGCGGAGGGAGGGAGTAGTGAGTTGGAGAAAGGGGAGTTGGAGGGTTTGTGTAGGGTTCTCGTGAGAGGCAATCAAGTTGATTACTTAATGAGTCAAGGAGGGATGATGATGCAGAGGATAAGGGATGATAGTGGAGCTAGTGTCAGGATCGCATCTACTGATCAGATCCCTCCTTGTGCTTTCCCTGGAGACGTTGTGATTCAG ataaatggAAAGTTTTCGAGTGTAAAGAAGGCGCTTTTGATGATTACTAGCTCTCTTCAAGAGAGTGGTGCACCTCCAACAACATGGGAGGAGTGTTCGTTTCCGCAGCCTGATTATCACTCTATGGAGTATCATCAGTGGGATTATCCTCCTAACCCAATGCCTGAAGACGTTGGACCCTTTAACAGACCCATTGTCGAAGAGGAGGTTGCGTTCAGGCTCTTGTGTCCGGCTGATAAAGTTGGGTGCTTGATAGGGAAAGGTGGAGCCGTGGTTCGCGCTTTGCAGAACGAGACTGGTGCGTCTATTAAGGTGTCGGATCCTACTCATGAGACAGAGGAGAGGATCGTTGTGATATCTGCACGAGAG AACTTGGAGAGACGGCACTCTCTTGCTCAAGATGCTGTGATGTGTGTGCATAACAGAATCGTTGAGATTGGATTTGAACCCAGCGCCGCAGTTGTTGCCAGGCTTCTTGTGCATTCACCGTTTATAGGACGTTTGTTGGGGAAAGGAGGTCATGTTATAAGTGAAATGAGGAGAGCGACTGGTGCTAGCATCCGTGTCTTTGCAAAAGATCAAGCTACCAAGTATGAATCTCAACATGATGAGATTGTGCAG ATCATTGGGAATGTGAAGACTGTTCAAGATGCTTTGTTCCAAATAACAAGTAGGCTTCGGGAAGCGATGTTTCCTGGAAGGATTCCTTTTCCAGGAATGGGTGGTCCTCCACCTCCGCCGTTCATGGGTCCGTATCCAGAACCGCCTCCTCCTTTTGGACCGAGGCCATATCCAGCTTCTCCAGATCGTTACCATTCTCCAGGAGGACCATACCATG AGAGGCATTGTCATGGTCCTGGATTTGACAGGCCACCTTCCCCAATGTCTTGGACTCCACAG CCACCTATCGATGGCCATCCCGGTGGTATGGTTCCTGATGTGAACCACGGGTTTGCTTTAAGAAATGAACCCATTGGAAGCGAGAATCTGCCAATGACAAGCGCAAATGTGGAGATTGTGGTTCCTCAAGCATACATAGGCCATGTCTATGGTGAGAACTGCAGTAACCTGAATTACATCAAGCAG GTAACAGGCGCAAACGTGGTTGTGCATGATCCAAAGGCAGGGACAACAGAGGGACTAGTAGTAGTCTCAGGGACATCAGACCAAGCTCACTTTGCTCAAAGCCTTCTTCATGCTTTCATTCTTTGCGGTCAAAGTTGA
- the LOC108820645 gene encoding mannosyl-oligosaccharide 1,2-alpha-mannosidase MNS1, whose translation MARGRSITGSGICRYLNPAYYLRRPKRLALLFFVFVSVSMVVWDRINLSREHEVEVYKLNEEVSRLEQMLEELKGVGSGKTLMTQKDVPENPVDIERRQKVKEAMIHAWSSYEKYAWGKDELQPRTKDGTDSFGGLGATVIDSLDTLYIMGLDDQFQKAREWVATSLDFDKDYDASMFETTIRVVGGLLSTYDLSGDKLFLDKAKDIADRLLPAWNTPTGIPYNIINLRSGNAHNPSWAAGGASILADSGTEQLEFIALSQRTGDPKYQEKVEKVITELNKNFPADGLLPIYINPDNGNPSYSTTTFGAMGDSFYEYLLKVWVQGNKTSEVKLYREMWEKSMKGLLSLIKKSTPSSFTYIREKNGNSFNDKMDELACFAPGMIALGASGYGPDEEKKFLTLAEELAWTCYNFYQSTPTKLAGENYFFNAGQDMSVGTSWNILRPETVESLFYLWRLTGNKTYQEWGWNIFQAFEKNSRIESGYVGLKDVNTGAKDNKMQSFFLAETLKYLYLLFSPSSVISLDEWVFNTEAHPLKIVARNEQRKPTITLRQRRFGGIIKG comes from the exons ATGGCGAGAGGTAGATCGATAACTGGTTCTGGGATATGTAGATATCTGAATCCAGCTTATTACCTCAGAAGGCCAAAGCGTTTGGCTTTGCTTTTCTTCGTGTTCGTCTCTGTTTCTATGGTGGTTTGGGATCGTATCAATCTCTCCAGAGAACATGAG GTTGAAGTTTATAAGTTAAATGAAGAAGTTTCACGGCTGGAGCAGATG TTAGAAGAGCTTAAAGGTGTTGGCAGTGGTAAGACATTGATGACTCAGAAGGATGTTCCAGAAAATCCAGTTGATATTGAGCGAAGGCAGAAAGTAAAAGAGGCAATGATCCATGCTTGGAGCTCATATGAGAAGTATGCTTGGGGAAAAGATGAGCTTCAG CCTCGGACTAAAGATGGCACTGATAGCTTTGGTGGCCTCGGAGCAACTGTGATAGATTCTTTAGATACACTCTATATAATGGGTCTTGATGATCAGTTTCAGAAAGCCAGAGA GTGGGTTGCAACCTCATTGGATTTCGACAAGGATTATGACGCCAGTATGTTTGAGACAACCATAAG AGTTGTAGGGGGACTTCTCAGCACGTACGATCTTTCAGGGGACAAACTTTTCCTCGATAAGGCTAAGGATATCGCAGACAGGTTATTACCTGCATGGAACACTCCAACAGGCATACCTTACAATATCATCAACTTGAGGAGTGGAAATGCTCACAACCCTTCTTGGGCGGCTGGG GGAGCCAGTATCCTTGCAGATTCTGGCACTGAGCAACTTGAATTTATCGCCCTTTCCCAGAGGACAGGGGACCCAAAATATCAGGAGAAG GTAGAGAAGGTTATAACGGAACTGAATAAAAACTTCCCTGCAGATGGTTTACTCCCCATCTATATAAATCCTGATAATGGCAATCCATCCTACTCCACCACAACATTTGGTGCCATGGGAGACAG CTTTTATGAGTATTTGCTAAAAGTTTGGGTGCAAGGGAACAAAACCTCGGAAGTGAAGCTCTATAG GGAAATGTGGGAGAAATCAATGAAAGGTTTACTAAGCTTGATCAAGAAATCAACACCTTCATCATTTACATATATACGTGAGAAGAATGGAAATAGTTTTAATGACAAG ATGGATGAATTGGCATGCTTTGCTCCTGGAATGATAGCTTTAGGAGCATCAGGTTATGGTCctgatgaagaaaaaaagtttctaaCACTTGCTGAAGAG CTTGCATGGACTTGTTATAACTTTTACCAATCAACACCAACAAAACTTGCTGGAGAGAACTATTTCTTCAATGCAGGACAG GACATGAGTGTTGGAACATCTTGGAACATCCTAAGACCAGAAACTGTTGAATCTCTGTTTTACCTCTGGCGGTTAACTGGGAACAAGACATATCAGGAGTGGGGATGGAATATATTCCAAGCATTTGAGAAGAATTCACGTATAGAATCTGGATATGTTGGCTTGAAGGAT GTCAATACAGGTGCTAAAGACAACAAGATGCAAAGCTTCTTCTTAGCTGAGACTCTCAAGtatctttatcttctcttttcgCCTTCATCGGTTATTTCATTAGACGAGTGGGTTTTCAACACAGAAGCTCATCCGCTTAAGATCGTGGCACGGAATGAGCAGCGTAAGCCAACTATAACGTTACGGCAGAGGCGGTTTGGTGGGATTATTAAGGGTTAA
- the LOC108820649 gene encoding GATA transcription factor 28 — translation MDDDELHGSNGRMHIGEAQESMHHDLHYGHHALQLQHIHNGSGMIDDDQADGGGMSDGVEIDGPSHPGNITDNRGEVVDRGSEQGDQLTLSFQGQVYVFDSVLPEKVQAVLLLLGGREVPQAPPTSLGAPHQNNRVLGLPGTPQRFSMPQRLASLLRFREKRKERNFDKKIRYTVRKEVALRMQRNKGQFTSAKSNNGEAASDGSNWGTNETWDIEEGSEAQNQETSCRHCGIGEKSTPMMRRGPEGPRTLCNACGLMWANKGALRDLSRGSPQTAQNLAINKNEDANLEAGQMMVTVANDISNSQ, via the exons ATGGATGATGATGAACTTCATGGAAGCAATGGTCGGATGCACATTGGAGAAGCTCAAGAATCAATGCATCATGATCTCCACTATGGACATCATGCTTTGCAATTGCAACACATCCACAATGGAAGCGGTATGATCGATGATGACCAAGCTGATGGTGGTGGTATGAGTGATGGAGTTGAAATAGACGGTCCTTCTCACCCTGGCAATATAACTGACAATCGTGGTGAAGTGGTTGACCGTGGTAGTGAACAAGGAGATCAATTGACTTTGTCCTTTCAGGGCCAAGTCTACGTTTTCGACAGTGTCTTGCCTGAAAAG GTTCAAGCTGTGCTTCTATTACTGGGTGGACGCGAAGTACCTCAGGCACCACCTACAAGCTTAGGAGCACCTCATCAGAACAATAGAGTATTG GGTCTACCTGGTACTCCTCAAAGGTTTAGTATGCCACAGCGGTTAGCTTCTTTACTCAGATTCCGAGAGAAACGAAAAGAGAGGAACTTTGATAAGAAGATTCGGTATACAGTTCGCAAGGAGGTAGCTTTGAG GATGCAACGCAATAAAGGTCAGTTCACATCTGCCAAGTCCAACAATGGTGAAGCTGCATCTGATGGATCTAACTGGGGGACTAATGAAACATGGGATATAGAAGAAGGTAGCGAGGCTCAGAATCAAGAAACCTC ATGTCGGCACTGTGGAATTGGGGAGAAGTCAACTCCAATGATGAGGCGTGGACCTGAAGGGCCAAGAACACTTTGCAATGCATGTGGACTTATGTGGGCAAACAAG GGTGCTCTTAGAGATTTATCCAGAGGATCTCCTCAAACAGCCCAAAATCTTGCGATAAATAAGAATGAA GATGCAAATCTTGAGGCTGGTCAGATGATGGTAACAGTAGCCAATGACATAAGCAACTCACAGTGA